Proteins encoded together in one Oceanobacillus iheyensis HTE831 window:
- a CDS encoding carboxypeptidase regulatory-like domain-containing protein — MKIKMKVKHLTLIITSVVFLTLLTFFVILPQYQLYSAEKQANADAPNSKAAILQILEDDHIFEKQKWRIIGEYMLQDEPGHETYDIVIAPSFTQVNEGKTHLTFTEEEMFPHVKTYVEEGPIDENLVSATIQLASYYESRGELDQARHVFERTITRISSSNTSYLFLEEEVYLSLIDFMMRQVNYEEATQRLTDISEQMNVENYYIQAKVREKQAEIAIQLGDTEKAHDIATRTLTEYEEKEQAEKEATSNTEVYTTDVHESLMAMKERLENQSDEPNTIKGRVVYSDGTPAANVGVILKHESNIHYSGLSDEPYKQQTDDDGYYEFANIDAGSYQMVLGFSFEQIDGWTYPAEMDDWIDVEVGDKVAYNIELQPLMDIYSPVNQETIKDGHILFSWDSVEEAAYYQLSLAIDLDGEGSISTIFRSQITDSQLEVPVEELYSHTVGISFSGEDTDTVDPISLLALSNTENRFSWAVEAYDADGNLITESNGYRLGEETIGNLPFFYLKERSMTEADQLLLDKKLDKALETYKANYKANPDDMHSLRMITRLIGLNRFDEDSNEIESEEAIPYLIKLAEQTNSSDALSRLVEYYYELGEWDMLEHWYALYATNVDESDHYMKGIYATTLMKQGKLDAAKDTFAAIMEERGNNDLVGYWLAIELYEGTNFTNILDIAKTHPERPFAEAKVDWTRMIQAMKKESVDFEGYRDEIEHVLDLFFQEEYEELEQWRETTDMGALETFMESLLEVE, encoded by the coding sequence ATGAAGATTAAAATGAAAGTGAAACATCTGACACTAATCATTACGAGTGTGGTATTTCTCACCTTATTAACGTTTTTCGTTATCCTTCCGCAATATCAATTATATAGTGCTGAAAAACAAGCCAATGCAGATGCACCTAATAGTAAGGCAGCGATCCTTCAGATTCTTGAAGATGATCATATTTTTGAAAAGCAGAAATGGCGTATTATCGGTGAGTATATGCTACAAGATGAACCTGGTCACGAGACATATGATATCGTTATTGCACCTTCGTTCACACAAGTAAATGAAGGGAAAACGCACCTTACTTTTACGGAAGAAGAGATGTTTCCACATGTGAAAACGTATGTAGAAGAAGGGCCGATTGATGAGAACCTTGTTTCCGCAACCATACAGCTTGCTTCCTACTACGAGTCTCGAGGAGAGCTGGATCAAGCGAGACACGTTTTCGAACGTACAATAACACGAATATCGTCTAGCAACACTAGTTACCTATTTTTAGAGGAAGAAGTATATCTATCGCTTATCGACTTCATGATGAGACAAGTGAACTATGAAGAAGCAACACAACGATTAACAGACATCAGTGAACAAATGAATGTAGAGAATTACTATATACAAGCAAAAGTTAGAGAAAAACAAGCGGAAATAGCCATACAGCTAGGTGACACCGAAAAGGCGCATGATATCGCCACACGTACGTTAACTGAATACGAGGAAAAAGAACAGGCAGAAAAAGAAGCAACCTCGAATACGGAAGTCTACACGACGGATGTCCATGAATCGTTAATGGCCATGAAAGAGAGACTCGAGAATCAATCCGATGAACCAAATACGATTAAAGGCAGAGTCGTCTATAGCGATGGTACGCCAGCTGCGAATGTTGGGGTTATTTTAAAACATGAATCGAACATTCATTATAGCGGACTGAGCGATGAACCTTATAAACAACAGACCGATGATGACGGATACTATGAATTTGCCAATATTGATGCAGGAAGCTATCAAATGGTGCTTGGGTTTTCTTTTGAGCAAATTGATGGGTGGACTTACCCGGCAGAAATGGATGACTGGATTGATGTCGAAGTTGGTGATAAAGTTGCCTACAATATTGAACTGCAACCATTAATGGATATTTACTCACCAGTCAACCAAGAGACGATAAAAGATGGGCATATACTTTTTTCCTGGGATTCGGTCGAGGAAGCTGCTTATTACCAACTTAGTCTAGCCATTGATCTTGATGGTGAAGGATCGATTAGTACTATCTTTCGGTCACAGATTACCGATTCACAACTGGAAGTCCCTGTCGAAGAACTATATAGTCACACGGTCGGTATATCATTTTCTGGAGAGGATACCGATACAGTGGATCCAATATCTTTGTTGGCTTTATCCAATACGGAGAATCGCTTTTCTTGGGCGGTAGAAGCCTATGATGCAGACGGTAACTTAATTACAGAAAGCAACGGATATCGCCTAGGAGAAGAAACCATCGGAAACCTGCCATTCTTTTACCTTAAAGAAAGAAGTATGACCGAGGCAGATCAGTTACTGCTAGATAAGAAACTGGACAAAGCGCTAGAGACATATAAAGCCAATTACAAAGCCAATCCTGATGATATGCACAGCTTACGAATGATTACTAGACTCATTGGATTGAATCGATTCGATGAAGATTCAAATGAAATCGAGAGTGAAGAAGCAATTCCATATTTGATTAAATTAGCTGAGCAAACAAACAGCTCCGATGCCCTATCCAGACTGGTGGAGTACTATTATGAGCTGGGTGAGTGGGATATGCTCGAGCATTGGTATGCATTGTACGCTACGAACGTGGACGAGAGCGACCACTATATGAAGGGGATATACGCTACCACCTTAATGAAACAAGGAAAATTAGATGCAGCGAAAGATACATTTGCAGCAATCATGGAAGAACGCGGGAATAATGATCTGGTTGGATACTGGCTCGCTATTGAACTATACGAAGGAACAAACTTCACGAACATCTTAGATATCGCAAAAACACATCCAGAACGCCCCTTTGCGGAGGCAAAAGTTGATTGGACCAGGATGATTCAAGCAATGAAAAAAGAAAGTGTTGATTTTGAAGGCTATCGTGATGAGATAGAGCACGTCCTTGATTTATTTTTCCAAGAGGAATATGAAGAACTAGAACAGTGGAGAGAAACTACGGATATGGGCGCTTTGGAGACGTTTATGGAATCTCTGTTGGAAGTGGAGTAA
- a CDS encoding serine hydrolase domain-containing protein gives MDKIKYEEFAESLIKAHQTPGAIVALNHQRYEKGFGYRDRENELPVTADTIFGIGSITKSMTCIAILQLQEAGKLSVHDTIKTYLPEITFRGSEDITLHHLMTHTAGIPPLNTLFYANKQSMEEDGSFDFQIKLGVPLDPGQDSIDTYDDLINYLNTIQIDPIDRPGRSFSYSNDGYALLGIIIERVSGQSYAHYIEANIFQPLGMKSSFFDPERLNNRATSLYSVNPLAETPAVEHSPGWWDAPAMWAAGYVKSTAADMLRFGDVFLNEGNGILTPESLDDLTSQHIEVEPGLYYGYGVIINPDFFGTTLIEHGGGIKGVSAQFSVLPEKDIVGVCLTNIAGAPAEALLKGAIQSEMDIEPDKKAIEYDDYMLSEADRQAIIGTYHSNEGQTIKVYEKDEAIFIDYLGTEIPTRPVGKSDVTIAMHGTEHLLQFKDDRLHFGFRQLLRMDSE, from the coding sequence TTGGATAAAATAAAGTACGAAGAGTTTGCGGAATCGCTTATAAAAGCTCATCAAACCCCAGGAGCAATAGTCGCATTAAACCATCAACGGTATGAAAAAGGGTTCGGTTACCGAGATCGAGAAAATGAATTACCTGTTACAGCGGACACTATTTTTGGAATTGGAAGTATTACGAAGTCTATGACCTGCATCGCCATACTTCAACTGCAAGAAGCCGGCAAACTATCTGTCCACGACACCATTAAAACATATCTTCCTGAGATTACGTTTAGAGGGAGTGAAGATATAACACTTCACCATCTAATGACACATACAGCCGGCATTCCCCCGTTAAACACACTTTTTTACGCGAATAAGCAATCAATGGAGGAAGATGGTTCCTTCGATTTTCAAATTAAGCTCGGTGTCCCGCTTGATCCTGGACAAGATAGCATTGATACGTACGATGATCTTATAAACTATCTAAATACGATTCAAATTGACCCGATTGACCGTCCTGGGCGTTCATTCAGCTATTCAAATGATGGCTACGCTCTTCTTGGCATTATTATTGAACGTGTTAGCGGGCAGTCGTATGCACACTATATAGAGGCTAATATCTTCCAGCCACTTGGTATGAAAAGTAGTTTTTTTGATCCAGAGCGATTGAATAATCGAGCAACGAGTCTGTATAGCGTTAACCCGCTTGCTGAGACACCAGCAGTGGAACACTCGCCTGGTTGGTGGGATGCGCCTGCGATGTGGGCAGCCGGTTATGTAAAGTCAACTGCTGCTGATATGCTTCGGTTTGGAGATGTCTTTTTGAATGAGGGCAATGGTATTTTAACTCCGGAAAGCCTTGATGACTTAACTTCTCAGCATATTGAAGTAGAGCCAGGCCTATATTATGGTTACGGTGTCATCATTAACCCTGATTTTTTTGGCACAACACTCATTGAACATGGTGGAGGAATTAAAGGTGTGTCAGCGCAGTTTTCCGTATTGCCTGAGAAGGATATTGTTGGTGTTTGTTTGACGAACATTGCTGGTGCTCCTGCTGAAGCGCTGTTAAAAGGGGCAATACAAAGCGAGATGGATATTGAGCCTGATAAAAAAGCAATCGAGTATGACGATTATATGCTCTCTGAAGCAGATCGCCAAGCAATTATCGGTACGTATCATTCTAATGAGGGACAAACGATCAAAGTCTATGAAAAGGATGAAGCTATTTTTATAGATTATTTAGGAACGGAAATTCCAACCCGCCCTGTGGGGAAAAGTGATGTTACCATAGCGATGCATGGGACTGAGCACTTATTGCAGTTTAAAGACGACCGTCTTCATTTTGGGTTTAGACAACTGTTACGAATGGATAGTGAATAG
- a CDS encoding RNA polymerase sigma factor, which produces MTRLHLIARLKQRDEDALIEVMNTYGDYLLRTAYLLVKDHQLAEEAVQDTFITAFEKIHQLEDAAKLKSWLTTIIINRCRSYMRKNSWKNLLPTIDFNLFQLFKEDTSAGNPEDFLLQWEGNQQLSAAIQQLDYKYREVITLFYYNEMKITQIALHTHANENTVKSKLKRARTLLKDILLKGEESDEATTANHKTTAR; this is translated from the coding sequence GTGACTCGATTGCATCTTATCGCGCGTTTAAAACAGAGAGACGAAGACGCATTAATCGAAGTGATGAATACCTATGGCGATTACTTATTACGAACGGCCTACCTGCTCGTCAAAGACCATCAGTTGGCGGAAGAAGCTGTACAAGATACATTTATCACCGCTTTTGAGAAGATTCATCAGCTCGAGGATGCCGCAAAGCTCAAGAGTTGGCTAACGACGATCATCATCAATCGCTGCCGCTCCTATATGCGAAAAAACAGCTGGAAGAACCTCCTGCCAACGATCGATTTTAACCTGTTCCAATTGTTTAAAGAAGATACATCTGCTGGTAATCCAGAAGACTTTCTCCTTCAGTGGGAAGGGAATCAACAACTGAGCGCTGCGATTCAACAATTGGATTATAAATACCGTGAAGTCATTACGCTCTTTTACTATAACGAAATGAAAATTACCCAAATCGCGCTACATACCCATGCCAATGAAAATACAGTGAAATCCAAGTTAAAGCGTGCGCGAACACTATTAAAAGATATCTTACTGAAAGGAGAGGAATCCGATGAAGCGACAACAGCAAACCATAAAACAACAGCTCGATAA